A stretch of Pseudomonas sp. LS.1a DNA encodes these proteins:
- the paaK gene encoding phenylacetate--CoA ligase PaaK, translated as MNMYHDADRALLDPMETASVDALRQHQLERLRWSLKHAYDNVPLYRQRFAECGAHPDDLKCLEDLAKFPFTGKNDLRDNYPYGMFAVPQQEVVRLHASSGTTGKPTVVGYTQNDIDTWANVVARSIRAAGGRKGDKVHVSYGYGLFTGGLGAHYGAERLGCTVIPMSGGQTEKQVQLIRDFQPDIIMVTPSYMLNLADEIERQGIDPHDLKLRLGIFGAEPWTDELRRSIEQRLGIDALDIYGLSEIMGPGVAMECIETKDGPTIWEDHFYPEIIDPVTGEVLPDGQLGELVFTSLSKEALPMVRYRTRDLTRLLPGTARPMRRIGKITGRSDDMLIIRGVNVFPTQIEEQVLKIKQLSEMYEIHLYRNGNLDSVEVHVELRAECQHLDEGQRKLLTAELTRQIKTYIGISTQVRLQPCGTLKRSEGKACHVFDKRLAS; from the coding sequence ATGAACATGTACCATGATGCCGATCGTGCCCTGTTGGACCCGATGGAAACCGCCAGTGTCGACGCCCTGCGCCAGCACCAGCTGGAGCGCCTGCGCTGGAGCCTGAAGCACGCCTATGACAACGTGCCGCTGTATCGCCAGCGCTTTGCCGAGTGTGGCGCCCACCCCGACGACCTCAAGTGCCTCGAAGACCTGGCGAAGTTCCCTTTCACCGGCAAGAACGACCTGCGCGACAACTACCCCTACGGCATGTTCGCCGTGCCCCAGCAGGAGGTGGTGCGCCTGCACGCCTCCAGCGGCACCACCGGCAAGCCGACGGTGGTCGGCTACACCCAGAACGACATCGACACCTGGGCCAATGTGGTCGCCCGCTCGATCCGCGCCGCGGGTGGGCGCAAGGGTGACAAGGTGCATGTTTCCTACGGCTACGGCCTGTTCACCGGCGGGCTTGGCGCGCATTACGGTGCCGAACGCCTGGGCTGCACGGTGATCCCCATGTCCGGTGGCCAGACCGAGAAGCAGGTGCAGCTGATTCGCGACTTCCAGCCCGACATCATCATGGTCACCCCCTCCTACATGCTCAACCTGGCCGACGAGATCGAGCGCCAGGGCATCGACCCGCACGACCTCAAGCTGCGCCTGGGCATATTCGGCGCCGAGCCATGGACCGACGAGTTGCGCCGCTCGATCGAGCAACGGCTGGGTATCGATGCCCTCGACATTTATGGCCTGTCGGAAATCATGGGGCCTGGGGTGGCGATGGAGTGCATCGAAACCAAGGATGGCCCGACCATCTGGGAGGATCATTTCTACCCCGAGATCATCGACCCGGTCACCGGCGAGGTGCTGCCGGACGGCCAGCTGGGCGAACTGGTGTTCACCTCGCTGAGCAAGGAAGCGCTGCCAATGGTGCGCTACCGCACCCGCGACCTCACTCGTCTGCTACCCGGTACCGCACGGCCGATGCGCCGGATCGGCAAGATCACTGGCCGCAGCGATGACATGCTGATCATTCGCGGGGTCAACGTGTTCCCGACCCAGATCGAGGAGCAGGTGCTAAAAATAAAACAGCTTTCAGAAATGTATGAGATTCATCTGTATCGCAATGGAAACCTGGACAGCGTCGAGGTGCATGTGGAATTGCGCGCAGAGTGCCAGCACCTCGATGAAGGCCAGCGCAAGCTGTTGACCGCGGAACTGACCAGGCAGATCAAGACCTATATCGGCATCAGCACCCAGGTGCGCCTGCAGCCCTGCGGCACGCTCAAGCGTTCCGAGGGCAAGGCTTGCCACGTGTTCGACAAACGGTTGGCCAGCTGA
- the paaI gene encoding hydroxyphenylacetyl-CoA thioesterase PaaI, which yields MTEVELAQACAEAMYARDQATQGLGIRLLEAGPGQACLRMPVRADMIQGHGTCHGGFLFALADSAFAFACNSYDQATVALGCSIDYLAPALRDDVLTARASEVSRKGRTGLYEVRIENQRGELVAMFHGKSYKVRGTVLAQETQDD from the coding sequence ATGACTGAAGTCGAACTGGCACAAGCCTGTGCCGAGGCCATGTACGCCCGCGACCAGGCCACCCAGGGCCTGGGCATCCGCCTGCTGGAAGCCGGCCCGGGCCAGGCATGCCTGCGCATGCCGGTACGCGCCGACATGATCCAGGGCCATGGCACCTGCCATGGCGGCTTCCTGTTCGCCCTGGCCGACTCGGCGTTTGCCTTTGCCTGCAACAGTTACGACCAGGCCACCGTCGCCCTGGGCTGCAGCATCGACTACCTGGCCCCGGCGCTGCGCGATGACGTGCTTACCGCCCGCGCCAGCGAGGTCAGCCGCAAGGGCCGCACCGGCCTGTACGAGGTCCGCATCGAGAACCAGCGCGGTGAACTGGTGGCGATGTTCCATGGCAAATCCTACAAAGTGCGCGGCACTGTGCTGGCGCAGGAGACGCAAGATGACTGA
- the pcaF gene encoding 3-oxoadipyl-CoA thiolase, translating into MTEHTLADALIIDAVRTPIGRYAGALSGVRADDLAAIPLKALIQRHPELDWKAIDDVILGCANQAGEDNRNVAHMASLLAGLPIEVPGTTINRLCGSGLDAIGNAARALRCGEAGLMLAGGVESMSRAPFVMGKSEQAFGRAAELFDTTIGWRFVNPLMKAAFGTDSMPETAENVAEQFGISRADQDAFALRSQHKAAAAQARGRLAREIVPVEIPQRKGPAKVVEHDEHPRGDTTLEQLARLGTPFREGGSVTAGNASGVNDGACALLLASSAAADRHGLKARGRIVGMAVAGVEPRLMGIGPVPATRKVLALTGLSLADMDVIELNEAFAAQGLAVLRELGLADDDERVNRNGGAIALGHPLGMSGARLVTTALHELEETAGRYALCTMCIGVGQGIAMVIERL; encoded by the coding sequence ATGACTGAACACACCCTGGCCGATGCGTTGATCATCGACGCCGTGCGCACACCCATTGGCCGTTATGCCGGGGCCTTGAGCGGCGTGCGCGCCGATGACCTGGCCGCCATCCCGCTCAAGGCCCTGATCCAGCGCCACCCCGAACTGGACTGGAAAGCCATCGACGACGTCATCCTCGGCTGTGCCAACCAGGCTGGCGAGGACAACCGCAACGTGGCGCACATGGCCAGCTTGCTGGCCGGGCTGCCGATCGAAGTGCCGGGCACCACCATCAACCGCCTGTGCGGCTCCGGCCTGGATGCCATCGGCAATGCGGCCCGCGCCCTGCGCTGCGGCGAGGCCGGGCTGATGCTGGCCGGTGGCGTGGAGTCGATGTCACGCGCGCCGTTCGTCATGGGCAAGTCGGAGCAGGCATTCGGCCGCGCAGCCGAGCTGTTCGACACCACCATCGGCTGGCGTTTCGTCAACCCGCTGATGAAGGCGGCCTTCGGTACCGATTCGATGCCGGAAACGGCCGAGAACGTTGCCGAACAGTTCGGTATTTCCCGCGCCGACCAGGACGCCTTCGCCCTGCGCAGCCAGCACAAGGCCGCTGCCGCCCAGGCCCGCGGGCGCCTGGCACGGGAAATCGTGCCGGTCGAGATCCCGCAGCGCAAAGGCCCGGCCAAAGTGGTCGAGCACGACGAACATCCCCGCGGCGACACCACCCTGGAGCAACTGGCCAGGCTCGGCACCCCGTTCCGCGAGGGCGGCAGCGTCACCGCCGGCAATGCTTCCGGGGTCAACGACGGTGCCTGTGCCCTGCTGCTGGCCAGCAGCGCCGCCGCCGACCGCCATGGCCTGAAGGCCCGCGGCCGCATCGTCGGCATGGCGGTGGCCGGGGTCGAACCACGGCTGATGGGCATCGGCCCGGTGCCGGCTACCCGCAAGGTGCTGGCGCTTACCGGGCTGTCGCTGGCCGACATGGACGTCATCGAGCTCAACGAGGCCTTTGCCGCCCAGGGCCTCGCGGTACTGCGCGAGTTAGGCCTGGCCGACGACGACGAGCGGGTCAACCGCAACGGCGGTGCCATCGCCCTCGGCCACCCGCTGGGCATGAGCGGTGCACGCCTGGTAACCACCGCGTTGCACGAGCTGGAAGAAACTGCCGGACGCTACGCCCTGTGCACCATGTGCATCGGCGTTGGCCAGGGCATCGCGATGGTCATCGAACGCCTCTGA